A single Chryseobacterium sp. DNA region contains:
- a CDS encoding glycoside hydrolase family 16 protein — MNLNVKSIIKIGAAGIFFLSVFSCVSSKPDSGRVLIWSDEFNGKGLPDSLKWNYDVGGGGFGNQEAQFYTKNRLENARMEKGNLIIEAKKENWENNKYTSARLLTKGKFAFQYGTIEVRAKLPKGRGTWPAIWMMSENMKKWPDDGELDIMEHVGYHQGFIHASVHTKNYNHILGTQKTDTLFVKDASEKFHVYKAEWTPEQIEVYIDDRKFFTYENKEKTFGAWPFDRPYFIILNLAIGGFWGGKEGIDDRIFPQRYYIDYVRVYQNK; from the coding sequence ATGAATCTCAACGTTAAAAGTATCATCAAAATAGGTGCAGCAGGGATTTTCTTCCTTTCTGTTTTCAGCTGTGTCTCAAGCAAACCAGATTCCGGCAGAGTCCTGATTTGGAGTGATGAATTTAATGGTAAAGGCCTTCCGGATTCATTAAAATGGAATTACGATGTAGGAGGCGGAGGTTTTGGTAATCAGGAGGCTCAGTTTTATACCAAAAACAGGCTTGAGAATGCCAGAATGGAAAAAGGAAATCTCATCATTGAAGCTAAAAAGGAAAATTGGGAAAACAATAAATATACTTCCGCAAGACTTTTAACCAAAGGAAAATTTGCTTTTCAATATGGAACAATAGAAGTAAGAGCAAAGCTTCCCAAAGGTCGCGGAACCTGGCCGGCGATCTGGATGATGAGTGAAAATATGAAGAAATGGCCTGATGATGGTGAACTGGATATCATGGAACATGTTGGTTATCATCAGGGGTTTATACATGCTTCCGTTCACACCAAAAATTATAATCATATCCTGGGAACACAGAAAACAGATACGCTGTTTGTAAAAGATGCAAGCGAGAAGTTTCATGTCTATAAAGCAGAATGGACACCGGAGCAAATAGAGGTTTACATAGATGACCGGAAATTTTTCACCTACGAGAATAAAGAAAAAACCTTTGGGGCATGGCCTTTTGACAGGCCTTACTTTATCATTCTAAATCTCGCAATAGGTGGATTTTGGGGTGGAAAAGAGGGAATTGATGACCGTATTTTTCCACAAAGATATTACATAGATTATGTAAGAGTTTATCAAAATAAATAA
- a CDS encoding glycoside hydrolase family 30 protein yields MKKLIVSCFVISVVFNAQAQNYWKKNDGKTAKVILTNSKVNEKMTDKGIVKFEKFGQPKETEACIFVAPNFKYQKLIGIGGAITDASAETFYKMPKNKQKEILDAYFGKNGLGYTVVRTNMNSCDFSSDSYTYVADNDTSLKSFNIAHDEKYKIPMIREAKNAIGNNFTFYFSPWSPPAWMKSNKSLYKGGRLENEYYQTWADYYIKFIKEYEKRGINVWGLTVQNEPMATQSWESCIYTAEEEGEFLKNNLGPTLWKNGYKDKKVMIWDHNRDLIYQRATTTLSDPETSKYAHGIGYHWYETWNNKTQLFDNLAETHRAFPDKFLAFTEGCKEQFNMEKIDDVSLGELYGRNMLNDFNKGNALWTDWNILLDETGGPNHKGNFCFAPIIADTKTGELHYTYEYYYVGHVSKFIKPNAQRIGSSSNRAALTSTAFMNENGQLVTVIMNDSDNDIETNLWIEGMAAKLNAPAHSIQTVIL; encoded by the coding sequence ATGAAAAAATTAATTGTAAGCTGTTTTGTAATAAGTGTTGTTTTCAATGCCCAGGCACAAAATTACTGGAAAAAAAATGATGGAAAAACAGCTAAAGTAATTCTTACCAATTCTAAGGTTAACGAAAAAATGACCGACAAAGGAATTGTTAAGTTTGAAAAATTCGGACAGCCTAAGGAAACGGAAGCATGTATTTTTGTGGCACCGAATTTTAAGTATCAAAAGTTGATAGGAATCGGTGGTGCTATTACAGATGCGTCGGCAGAAACTTTTTACAAAATGCCGAAGAATAAGCAGAAAGAGATTTTGGATGCCTATTTCGGTAAAAATGGGCTGGGATATACGGTCGTACGTACCAATATGAATTCCTGTGACTTCTCCAGTGATTCTTATACGTATGTAGCAGATAATGATACTTCCCTGAAATCATTCAATATTGCTCATGATGAAAAGTATAAAATCCCTATGATCAGGGAAGCAAAAAATGCGATAGGAAATAACTTTACATTTTATTTCTCCCCATGGAGCCCACCGGCATGGATGAAATCTAATAAGAGCCTGTATAAAGGAGGCAGATTGGAAAACGAATATTACCAGACCTGGGCGGATTATTATATTAAGTTCATTAAGGAATATGAGAAAAGAGGAATTAATGTTTGGGGATTAACCGTTCAGAACGAGCCTATGGCTACACAAAGTTGGGAATCCTGTATCTATACGGCGGAAGAAGAAGGAGAGTTCCTGAAAAATAACCTGGGCCCAACTCTTTGGAAAAATGGATATAAGGATAAGAAGGTCATGATCTGGGATCATAACAGGGACCTTATTTATCAGAGAGCAACGACCACCCTGAGCGATCCGGAAACTTCAAAATATGCTCATGGTATCGGCTACCACTGGTATGAAACATGGAATAATAAAACCCAGCTTTTTGACAATCTGGCAGAAACCCACAGGGCTTTTCCGGATAAATTCCTGGCTTTTACAGAAGGTTGTAAAGAGCAGTTCAATATGGAAAAGATTGATGATGTAAGCTTAGGAGAGCTGTATGGAAGAAATATGCTCAATGATTTTAACAAAGGAAATGCTTTATGGACCGACTGGAATATTCTGCTGGATGAAACCGGAGGTCCCAACCATAAAGGTAATTTCTGTTTTGCACCGATTATTGCCGATACCAAAACCGGTGAGCTGCATTACACCTACGAGTATTATTATGTAGGCCACGTGTCAAAATTCATCAAACCGAACGCTCAAAGAATCGGAAGCTCTTCCAATAGAGCAGCCCTTACTTCTACAGCGTTCATGAATGAAAACGGACAGCTTGTAACGGTGATCATGAACGATTCAGACAATGATATCGAAACCAACTTATGGATTGAAGGGATGGCTGCTAAGCTGAATGCCCCTGCACACTCTATACAGACCGTAATTTTATAA
- a CDS encoding SDR family oxidoreductase translates to MSYGLLKGKKGIIFGALNEQSIAWKVAERCHEEGAEFILSNAPIAMRMGELNALAEKTGSEVIGADATSVEDLEKLFDAAVAKYGKIDFILHSIGMSVNVRKGKHYTEMNYDWLEKGWDVSAVSFHKVMRVAWEKDCMNEWGSILALTYIAAQRTFPDYNDMSDNKAYLESITRTFGYYWGEKKVRVNTISQSPTPTTAGSGVKGFGGFLGYAEDMSPLGNATALDCANYCVSLFSDLTKKVTMQNLFHDGGFSNTGVTQKVINRYDLE, encoded by the coding sequence ATGTCATACGGTTTACTTAAAGGCAAAAAGGGAATTATTTTTGGAGCCCTTAATGAACAATCTATTGCATGGAAAGTTGCAGAAAGATGTCACGAAGAAGGTGCGGAGTTCATCTTATCCAATGCTCCTATCGCCATGAGAATGGGAGAACTGAATGCTTTAGCTGAAAAGACAGGTTCTGAAGTAATAGGTGCTGATGCTACTTCTGTGGAAGATCTTGAAAAACTTTTTGATGCCGCAGTAGCAAAATATGGTAAAATAGACTTTATCCTCCACTCTATAGGAATGTCCGTAAATGTGAGAAAAGGAAAACATTATACAGAGATGAACTATGACTGGTTAGAAAAAGGATGGGACGTTTCTGCTGTATCTTTCCATAAGGTAATGCGTGTGGCCTGGGAAAAAGACTGTATGAATGAATGGGGAAGTATTCTTGCCCTTACTTATATTGCAGCCCAGAGAACATTCCCTGATTACAATGATATGTCAGACAACAAAGCTTATCTGGAAAGCATTACCAGAACTTTCGGATATTACTGGGGCGAGAAAAAAGTACGTGTTAATACCATCTCTCAGTCTCCAACTCCTACAACAGCGGGAAGCGGCGTAAAAGGTTTCGGAGGCTTCCTTGGATATGCCGAAGATATGTCTCCACTAGGAAACGCTACAGCTCTTGACTGTGCCAACTACTGTGTAAGCTTGTTTTCAGATCTTACTAAAAAGGTAACCATGCAGAATCTTTTTCACGATGGAGGTTTCAGCAATACAGGAGTTACCCAAAAGGTAATCAACAGATATGATCTTGAATAG
- a CDS encoding DNA-3-methyladenine glycosylase I yields MEKIRCGWCEKDDLYRKYHDEEWGKPVYDDRTIFEFLILESFQAGLSWYTILSKRENFRKAFDYFDYQVMAAYSDQKIEELMSDPGIIRNRLKILAAVTNARKFMEIQKEFGSFSEYIWGFVGGKPIDHKPQTLSDIPATTEISDTISKDLKKRGFKFMGSTVVYAHMQATGMVNDHIETCFIRR; encoded by the coding sequence ATGGAAAAAATTCGCTGCGGCTGGTGTGAAAAAGATGATCTCTATAGAAAATACCATGATGAGGAGTGGGGGAAACCGGTGTATGATGACAGAACAATTTTTGAATTTCTGATTCTTGAAAGTTTTCAGGCAGGATTAAGCTGGTATACTATTCTTTCTAAAAGAGAAAATTTCAGAAAAGCTTTTGATTATTTCGACTATCAGGTGATGGCGGCGTATTCTGACCAGAAAATAGAAGAATTAATGAGTGATCCTGGAATTATCAGAAACAGGCTTAAAATATTGGCTGCAGTCACCAATGCCCGTAAATTTATGGAAATACAAAAAGAATTCGGAAGTTTTTCTGAATATATCTGGGGATTTGTAGGCGGAAAGCCCATAGATCATAAGCCTCAGACTTTATCAGATATTCCGGCAACTACAGAAATTTCCGATACAATATCTAAAGACTTAAAAAAAAGAGGATTTAAATTTATGGGATCTACAGTAGTCTATGCACATATGCAGGCAACAGGAATGGTTAATGATCATATTGAAACTTGTTTTATAAGAAGATGA
- a CDS encoding MarR family winged helix-turn-helix transcriptional regulator produces the protein MMELSEHLCFKTYAVSRYITGLYKPYLDEISLTYPQYLVMVVLWENGGMSIGKIGEYLHLDNGTLTPLLKRMEGNGILTRVRSSDDERVVLISLTEKGRQLKAKAKHIPGAVQKSMNLSKETKTQLMTALDEMLSV, from the coding sequence ATGATGGAGCTTTCTGAACATTTGTGTTTTAAGACATATGCCGTTTCAAGGTATATCACAGGTTTATATAAGCCGTACCTGGACGAAATTTCATTGACGTATCCCCAGTACCTGGTAATGGTGGTATTGTGGGAAAACGGCGGAATGAGTATTGGTAAAATTGGAGAATATCTCCATCTGGATAATGGAACGCTTACCCCTTTGCTTAAAAGAATGGAGGGCAATGGCATTTTAACAAGAGTCAGAAGCTCAGACGATGAAAGGGTCGTGCTGATCAGTTTGACAGAAAAGGGTAGACAACTAAAAGCGAAAGCGAAACATATCCCGGGAGCAGTTCAGAAGTCCATGAATCTCAGTAAGGAAACAAAAACTCAGTTAATGACAGCATTAGACGAAATGTTGTCGGTTTAA
- a CDS encoding nucleoside phosphorylase encodes MLNKLAASELVLNEDGSVYHLNLLPEDIADKIILVGDPDRVAKVSKYFDTVEVKKNKREFYTHTGTLRGERITVMSTGIGTENIDIVMNELDALVNIDLKNKEFKTEHKALELFRMGTCGSVNPDVQVDNMLVTQNVVGLDGLMHFYQDYNFENEFSKSFLEKFPYEKIKPMLYFSDWAEEMGAYYKDARYHGNTATFPGFYAPQGRQLRLKAVDDRFLETLNDLGITNFEMETSAIYALSKLLGHKAITVNNVIANRRRGEFSADHHASEKNLIEWVLERIIK; translated from the coding sequence ATGCTAAATAAACTTGCTGCCTCAGAACTTGTTCTGAATGAAGACGGAAGTGTATACCACCTGAATCTTTTACCTGAAGACATAGCTGATAAGATCATCCTTGTAGGGGATCCTGACAGAGTGGCGAAAGTTTCAAAATATTTTGATACGGTAGAGGTCAAAAAAAACAAAAGAGAATTTTATACGCATACAGGAACGCTTCGCGGTGAAAGAATCACGGTAATGTCTACCGGCATCGGAACTGAAAACATCGATATCGTAATGAACGAACTGGATGCCCTGGTAAACATTGACCTTAAAAACAAGGAATTTAAAACTGAGCACAAAGCACTAGAATTATTCCGTATGGGAACCTGCGGAAGTGTAAATCCGGATGTACAGGTAGATAACATGCTCGTTACACAAAACGTAGTAGGATTAGACGGACTAATGCATTTCTACCAGGATTACAATTTCGAGAATGAATTTTCTAAAAGTTTCTTAGAAAAATTCCCTTACGAAAAAATTAAGCCTATGCTTTATTTCTCAGACTGGGCAGAAGAAATGGGTGCCTATTACAAAGATGCCAGATACCATGGAAATACAGCTACATTCCCGGGATTCTACGCCCCGCAGGGAAGACAGCTTCGTTTAAAAGCAGTAGATGACCGATTCCTGGAAACACTGAACGATCTTGGAATCACCAATTTTGAAATGGAAACTTCTGCCATCTATGCGCTTTCAAAATTATTAGGCCACAAAGCTATTACCGTAAACAACGTAATTGCCAACAGAAGACGCGGAGAATTCTCTGCAGATCACCACGCTTCTGAGAAAAACCTTATTGAATGGGTATTGGAAAGAATCATCAAGTAG
- a CDS encoding cytochrome c peroxidase, whose product MKFYPLLVGVLLIGFAVMSFNPVYKGKESENTFVNQGLSDFKLKLGQLKSDVYQFSEDKISLEELQKSLSRTRNSFKEIEFYIAYHYPEFTKTHLNAAPLFHIEAAGTSAYTLPPEGLQVLDELIFSEEAQEEKEKIKTITDFLYNSYSNFYLSMVKNGLSKGNNKTLPLRIELIRIYTLGVTGFDTPGSLNIAEEAGSAFSGIKKYINDDPYFKNYNTQNADQILTEGIRYLSAHRDFETFDRIEFYKKYIQPLYEEFGRWDGRPDDLKEFSGWNVNSKNLFSSDFLDPYFYTLLQPSEDSPALKNLGKSIFYDQKLSGNGKMSCASCHLQENAFTDLQAKSASNVVGKTVLRNSPSLYNAVFAKRFFYDLRAFYLEQQAEHVIYNEEEFNTSYEEIIRKLKTDPGYKKAFRNAFRDGKINKENFSKALSSYVASLYSFDSDFDRFMRNEKNVSDEVKKGFNLFMGKANCATCHFAPHFSGLVPPFFNENESEVLGVTTKPIKQLPIELDADPGRGKSPVKKEKSWIYDYSFKTVTVRNIALTQPYFHNGAFNTLEEVLDFYNEGGGEGLGLKMKNQTLSPDKLNLTQTEIRQIIAFLNALTDVSNAK is encoded by the coding sequence ATGAAATTTTATCCGCTGCTTGTGGGCGTCCTTTTGATAGGATTTGCAGTTATGTCTTTTAATCCGGTGTATAAAGGAAAAGAAAGCGAAAATACCTTTGTCAATCAAGGACTTTCAGACTTTAAATTGAAACTTGGGCAGCTTAAATCAGATGTGTATCAGTTTTCCGAAGATAAGATCTCCCTGGAAGAATTACAGAAATCCCTGAGCCGGACAAGAAATTCTTTTAAAGAAATAGAATTTTATATTGCTTACCATTATCCCGAATTTACAAAAACACACCTCAATGCGGCTCCGCTATTTCATATAGAAGCAGCGGGAACTTCGGCTTATACATTACCTCCGGAAGGACTGCAGGTGCTGGATGAACTTATTTTTTCTGAGGAAGCCCAGGAAGAAAAAGAAAAGATCAAAACCATTACCGACTTTTTATACAACAGCTATTCCAATTTCTATTTAAGTATGGTGAAAAATGGCTTAAGTAAAGGGAATAATAAAACGCTGCCGTTGCGGATAGAACTGATCAGGATCTATACTTTAGGAGTAACAGGATTTGATACTCCGGGATCTTTGAATATTGCTGAGGAAGCCGGGTCTGCATTTTCAGGAATTAAAAAATACATCAATGATGATCCTTATTTTAAGAATTACAATACACAGAATGCTGATCAGATTTTAACGGAAGGAATCCGCTATTTATCAGCTCATAGAGACTTTGAAACTTTTGATAGAATTGAGTTTTATAAAAAGTATATACAGCCTCTGTACGAAGAGTTCGGGAGATGGGATGGGAGGCCGGATGATCTTAAAGAATTTTCAGGCTGGAATGTGAACAGTAAAAATCTTTTCAGCAGTGATTTTTTAGATCCTTATTTTTATACTCTGCTACAACCATCGGAGGATAGTCCTGCGCTTAAAAATCTAGGAAAATCGATTTTCTATGATCAAAAGCTGAGCGGAAACGGTAAAATGAGCTGTGCTTCATGCCATCTTCAGGAAAATGCTTTTACGGATCTCCAGGCAAAATCAGCAAGCAATGTTGTCGGGAAAACTGTTTTAAGAAATTCCCCTTCTCTGTATAATGCAGTTTTTGCCAAGAGGTTTTTCTATGACCTTAGGGCCTTTTATCTTGAGCAGCAGGCGGAACATGTGATTTATAACGAAGAAGAGTTTAATACTAGCTATGAAGAAATCATCAGGAAATTAAAAACGGATCCCGGATATAAAAAAGCATTCCGCAATGCTTTCAGAGATGGCAAAATCAACAAAGAGAATTTTTCAAAAGCTTTAAGCTCCTATGTGGCCTCGCTGTATTCTTTTGACAGTGATTTTGACCGTTTTATGAGGAATGAAAAAAATGTATCTGATGAGGTAAAGAAAGGGTTTAACCTGTTTATGGGGAAAGCAAACTGTGCAACCTGTCATTTTGCCCCTCATTTTTCAGGACTGGTACCGCCATTTTTCAACGAAAATGAATCCGAAGTGCTGGGGGTGACCACGAAGCCGATCAAACAATTGCCAATAGAGCTTGACGCTGATCCAGGCAGAGGAAAAAGCCCGGTGAAAAAAGAAAAGTCATGGATTTATGATTATTCATTCAAAACCGTCACGGTGAGGAATATCGCACTTACCCAACCTTATTTCCATAATGGTGCTTTCAACACGTTGGAAGAAGTTCTTGATTTTTACAATGAAGGTGGTGGAGAAGGGTTGGGACTGAAGATGAAAAACCAGACTCTTTCACCGGATAAACTAAACCTTACCCAGACAGAAATCAGGCAGATCATTGCTTTCCTGAATGCCCTTACAGATGTGAGTAACGCGAAATAA
- a CDS encoding alkaline phosphatase PhoX, producing MKKKLLTIGTLALLASSTVQAQTLIFDKGSAWRYKDLDQAQPDGWKTKTYDVSSWPVGNAPLGYGDPVATTIHSGATGLITAYFAKDFTVNVSTLSDNMELGIMRDDGIVVYLNGEEVVRDNMPAGTITFNTLSSTTVDGAAENVYNVFSIPKSKFVNGVNRISIELHNRSAGSSDLRLDAYLKTIPTTTACTGTHISCFTSIVPTAQTNKLIIPAVHKYQLILKEGDSYTEGGGLVGGQNDFTAYVAKAGSSTNGYLSVNHETNPGGVTMAEINYNNSTKLWQLTRSRAVSFSAPSLVQTIRNCSGGITPWGTVITAEESVTSNDVNNDGYRDYGWLVEIDPATAQVISKNLDGSKGKLWQMGIMNHENVVINNAGTAAYYGEDGGTHMVYKYVMDTPNDLSSGNLYVLKLDQGLTAAGDPAGTTATWVQIPNKTKVDQNSTNTLAQSLGGTRFNGVEDVDISPLDGKIYFTAKGLDKVYRLQDNGTTASQVETFVGGASSVYSFNTAQGMMSEAWGDGNDNLTFDELGNLWVLQDGGKNYIWVIAPDHTQANPKVRLFASMPSGSEPTGLTFTPDHKFGFFSIQHPDATIATDVDATGNTIDYRGKSATIVIALKENLGKGTLGTIEATKTESTVEVAPNPTSGTVKINSAKGLKDISVTAYSMDGKIVYTKKFNGVNKVLDLDFTPQLETSRVLILNIEAEGGFQKTVKLLKK from the coding sequence ATGAAGAAAAAACTACTAACAATTGGGACTTTAGCTTTATTGGCAAGTTCTACGGTTCAGGCGCAGACTCTTATCTTTGACAAAGGTTCGGCCTGGAGATACAAAGATCTTGATCAGGCTCAGCCGGACGGATGGAAAACCAAAACATATGACGTTTCTTCCTGGCCGGTAGGAAATGCGCCCTTAGGTTATGGAGACCCTGTAGCCACTACTATCCATTCTGGAGCTACCGGGCTTATTACTGCTTATTTTGCCAAAGATTTTACGGTTAATGTATCCACTCTTTCTGACAATATGGAACTCGGAATCATGAGAGATGACGGTATTGTGGTATATCTTAACGGTGAGGAAGTCGTAAGGGATAATATGCCTGCCGGAACGATCACTTTCAATACACTTTCAAGTACTACTGTTGACGGAGCTGCCGAAAATGTATATAATGTATTCTCTATTCCCAAATCAAAATTTGTAAACGGGGTCAACAGAATCTCTATTGAACTTCATAACAGAAGTGCGGGAAGCTCTGATCTCCGGCTCGATGCTTATTTAAAGACAATACCTACTACAACAGCTTGTACCGGAACACATATCAGCTGTTTTACCTCTATTGTTCCTACGGCACAGACCAATAAACTGATTATTCCTGCAGTCCATAAATACCAGCTTATCCTTAAAGAAGGAGACAGCTATACCGAAGGAGGAGGATTAGTAGGAGGGCAGAATGATTTTACAGCGTATGTCGCTAAAGCCGGAAGCAGCACCAATGGATACCTTTCAGTAAACCATGAAACGAATCCAGGAGGAGTGACCATGGCGGAAATCAACTATAATAATTCAACAAAACTTTGGCAGCTGACAAGATCCAGAGCTGTAAGTTTCTCAGCTCCCAGTTTGGTACAAACCATCAGAAACTGTTCAGGAGGAATCACTCCATGGGGGACAGTAATTACGGCAGAAGAATCTGTAACATCCAATGATGTGAATAATGACGGGTACAGGGATTATGGCTGGCTTGTTGAAATAGATCCTGCAACAGCACAGGTCATTTCTAAAAATCTTGATGGCTCTAAAGGTAAGCTTTGGCAGATGGGAATCATGAATCATGAAAATGTGGTGATTAATAATGCCGGAACGGCAGCTTATTATGGAGAAGACGGAGGAACTCACATGGTCTATAAATATGTAATGGATACCCCGAATGATCTTTCTTCAGGAAATCTTTACGTACTGAAATTAGACCAGGGGCTTACCGCAGCAGGAGATCCGGCAGGAACCACCGCTACATGGGTCCAGATTCCTAATAAAACTAAAGTAGATCAGAACAGTACCAACACGCTTGCCCAATCATTGGGAGGAACAAGGTTTAATGGAGTAGAAGATGTGGATATCAGCCCTTTGGATGGTAAGATTTATTTTACAGCAAAAGGATTGGATAAAGTATACCGTTTACAGGATAACGGAACAACCGCTTCACAGGTGGAAACATTTGTAGGGGGTGCCTCTTCTGTTTATTCTTTCAATACGGCACAGGGAATGATGTCTGAAGCTTGGGGGGATGGAAATGACAACCTTACTTTCGATGAACTTGGAAACCTTTGGGTTCTTCAGGACGGAGGAAAAAATTATATCTGGGTGATTGCTCCGGATCATACACAGGCGAATCCTAAAGTAAGGCTTTTTGCTTCTATGCCTTCAGGATCAGAGCCTACAGGACTTACCTTTACGCCTGATCATAAGTTTGGTTTCTTCTCCATTCAGCATCCTGATGCCACTATTGCTACAGATGTTGATGCTACCGGAAATACCATTGATTATAGAGGAAAATCTGCAACCATTGTCATTGCACTTAAAGAAAACTTAGGGAAAGGAACTTTGGGAACTATTGAGGCTACAAAAACAGAAAGCACAGTAGAGGTAGCCCCTAACCCAACTTCAGGAACCGTTAAAATCAATTCAGCAAAAGGTCTGAAAGATATTTCGGTGACCGCTTACAGCATGGATGGGAAAATTGTTTATACCAAGAAGTTTAATGGTGTAAACAAAGTACTGGACCTGGACTTCACTCCACAGTTGGAAACATCTCGCGTTTTAATTTTAAACATTGAAGCAGAGGGAGGTTTCCAGAAGACAGTGAAACTTTTAAAGAAATAA
- a CDS encoding leucine-rich repeat domain-containing protein: MKRSFLFISILFLFLAKGQIDPVKYPTFTSIDEALNSKKAVYSMSFREKKLFNLPPQIATLDSLFFLNVMGNKFEKMDQEVFKLKQLEILNFNENSIKYIPDEIKQLQKLTTFSMNLNSLTHINPNVARLQNLKTVHFDANNLNVFPEALMEIPALEEINLQGNQISFIADRLYKIRNLKFLNLADNQINDLGNLSFPSRIRYLELQQNAIVKLPENLYKAQDLEFLNVSDNQITEISSGIKGLKRMVSMNLANNNLKDIPAEIKQLKNLKTLILTGNPIDKSKIEKLKVLLPETQVYF; encoded by the coding sequence ATGAAAAGATCTTTTTTGTTTATATCCATTCTTTTTCTTTTCCTGGCGAAAGGACAGATTGATCCTGTAAAATATCCTACCTTCACCAGTATTGATGAAGCTCTGAATAGTAAAAAAGCCGTTTACAGCATGAGCTTCAGAGAAAAGAAACTCTTCAATCTGCCACCCCAGATTGCAACACTGGACTCATTATTCTTTCTCAATGTGATGGGGAATAAGTTTGAAAAAATGGATCAGGAGGTATTTAAGCTGAAGCAATTGGAAATCCTGAACTTCAATGAAAACAGTATTAAATATATTCCTGATGAAATAAAACAGCTTCAGAAACTCACCACATTTTCAATGAATCTGAACAGCCTGACCCATATTAATCCGAATGTTGCCAGGCTCCAAAACTTAAAGACTGTTCACTTTGATGCCAATAACCTGAATGTTTTTCCGGAAGCGCTTATGGAAATCCCTGCGCTGGAAGAAATTAATCTTCAGGGAAACCAGATCAGTTTTATTGCCGACCGGTTGTACAAGATCAGGAACCTTAAGTTTTTAAATCTTGCTGATAACCAGATCAATGATCTTGGAAATTTATCTTTTCCCAGCCGTATAAGATATCTTGAACTTCAGCAGAACGCTATCGTAAAACTTCCGGAAAACCTTTATAAAGCTCAGGATCTTGAATTCCTGAACGTCAGTGATAACCAGATTACGGAAATTTCCTCCGGAATAAAAGGATTAAAAAGGATGGTCAGCATGAATCTGGCCAATAATAACCTGAAAGATATTCCTGCAGAGATTAAGCAGCTGAAAAACCTGAAAACATTGATTCTTACAGGAAATCCTATAGATAAATCTAAAATTGAAAAATTAAAAGTCTTACTGCCGGAAACCCAGGTTTATTTCTAA
- a CDS encoding translation initiation factor, with product MDLRDQLKNLFPDHEEQDFEMPEEKFKQKEPLVCKFEKKGRNGKPVTIVEGWEGSEEELKKISKKIKTTLGIGGSEKDGTIIIQGDNRDKIMTILKDMGYKTKRVGG from the coding sequence ATGGATTTACGAGATCAATTGAAGAATCTTTTTCCTGATCATGAAGAGCAGGATTTTGAAATGCCTGAAGAAAAGTTCAAGCAGAAAGAACCTTTGGTGTGCAAATTTGAAAAAAAGGGAAGAAATGGCAAGCCTGTAACCATTGTTGAAGGCTGGGAAGGAAGCGAAGAAGAGCTGAAGAAAATTTCAAAGAAAATAAAAACCACCTTAGGAATAGGCGGTTCTGAGAAGGATGGAACGATTATCATTCAAGGGGATAACCGTGATAAAATAATGACTATCCTTAAAGATATGGGGTATAAAACCAAACGGGTTGGCGGATAG